In Phaeodactylum tricornutum CCAP 1055/1 chromosome 21, whole genome shotgun sequence, the following proteins share a genomic window:
- a CDS encoding predicted protein — protein sequence MSFMKKTGKALADVIPGLGKFTFDSDLGTVFITSGTGVIGYRVALSLLEAGHKSVRVGIWYGDRQIGGDDKSFAQKCAETLEAKGAEVVDFDWGNEASFENALSGAKTVFCTIPHMDHWSDVFPTFLKKSKEKKVEHFIKVSFLRKGAAAERYRSNVQFAEFHGTCDDILEHAKSDSRISYTILCASHLMSTPLIHQGKMLREDHKFITASYGMGVNYVSPNDIADAAVVVLMDRKTHRNKVYNLSGPGPITDRQVSRLLTEFYGTNIQHIEMGYHDYKKDVKARGLPDWLVRDSAEFEKMKASGVDELSSSYSPDLEKIIGKKPETFKDYLQNKSCMRPGATFP from the coding sequence ATGTCGTTCATGAAAAAGACAGGCAAGGCCTTGGCCGACGTGATTCCCGGCTTGGGCAAGTTCACGTTCGATTCGGATCTCGGCACGGTGTTTATCACGTCCGGAACCGGAGTGATTGGTTACCGTGTGGCGCTCAGTCTCCTCGAAGCGGGGCACAAGTCTGTGCGTGTCGGTATCTGGTACGGTGATCGTCAGATTGGCGGTGACGACAAGTCCTTTGCGCAAAAGTGCGCCGAAACTCTCGAAGCCAAGGGCGCCGAAGTCGTCGACTTTGACTGGGGCAACGAAGCAAGCTTTGAAAACGCGCTCAGCGGCGCCAAGACGGTCTTCTGCACCATCCCGCACATGGATCACTGGTCCGACGTCTTCCCTACCTTTCTCAAAAAgtccaaggaaaagaaggtcGAGCATTTCATCAAGGTCTCCTTCTTGCGCAAGGGCGCCGCGGCCGAACGCTACCGTTCCAACGTGCAGTTTGCCGAGTTCCACGGCACCTGTGACGACATTCTCGAACACGCCAAGTCCGACTCGCGCATTTCCTACACCATCCTCTGCGCGTCGCATCTCATGAGTACCCCCCTTATTCATCAAGGAAAGATGCTCCGCGAAGATCACAAGTTCATTACGGCGTCCTACGGGATGGGAGTCAACTACGTGAGTCCCAACGATATTGCCGACGCTGCCGTGGTGGTCCTCATGGACCGCAAAACACACCGCAACAAGGTCTACAATCTCTCCGGACCTGGTCCCATTACTGATCGTCAAGTCAGTCGCCTCTTGACCGAATTTTACGGCACAAACATTCAGCACATTGAAATGGGCTACCACGACTACAAGAAGGATGTCAAGGCCCGTGGCTTGCCCGATTGGCTCGTACGGGACTCGGCGGAATTTGAAAAAATGAAGGCCTCCGGAGTCGACGAGCTCTCGAGCTCGTACTCGCCCGATCTCGAAAAGATTATCGGCAAGAAACCGGAAACCTTCAAGGACTATTTGCAGAACAAGTCCTGCATGCGACCTGGTGCCACGTTTCCGTAA
- a CDS encoding predicted protein, which produces MRLTPRDSGDSGATKKANRSCLYSGSMKALSRAFLTHLLACWIGYQLGFSVQTSVTKTSTEPFVNREGASKNGVSWMNARHMEQQMQHPQAVQACPKPTPCSSQPESASFDHDNFIPAEYRSFVAGMSRVDRTDFASQYDTGIPLDIKAKANQRLEKHQQALLLHMSPLSVPDFISYRQTNSSTATRALPLLSAEDATRHCHVVQVVHVRSTLPPFQRHCVAIVPQWDDDATVHKFMRVPDDSHFASVRTGHRNGAQNTGVLNESLPARYVSRTHTEGGIYTSVPGPGRRYWDELAQYHATLPTFLKQLGPIADQAARNQTIVVMTCNQGQSELLVNFVCSCTRRGLPISHVLVFATDTETYKLAKSLGLRAWDVTSLPGAFGVRSFPTKAADAYGDLTFAALMMAKVYCVHVVLLLGYNVLFQDVDVIWYQDPVPYFETHWTTMDVIMQDDGARTKRFAPYTGNSGFYFVRNNERSLYTWAALARMGDTVAVMKSHQAVLNTVLEQQASWRGLKVKTLGRFTPEGLLFPCGFQYQKRFGVFERAGDDGKVAPIVMHMSWTYNKSDKLKYMKQMGDWYARDVCILDEDIGNAKAGEVKLEQIIATASAEAAIDHCCEVDPIVTCYYQDKPSKIPCKDSPKKEPNGIPFWE; this is translated from the coding sequence ATGCGACTCACACCTCGCGACAGTGGTGATAGTGGTGCAACCAAGAAAGCGAACCGTTCGTGCTTGTACTCGGGATCGATGAAGGCGTTGTCGAGAGCCTTCCTTACGCATTTGCTCGCTTGCTGGATCGGCTACCAGCTGGGGTTTTCCGTGCAAACTTCCGTCACCAAAACAAGCACGGAGCCCTTCGTCAACCGCGAAGGTGCAAGCAAAAACGGAGTTTCATGGATGAATGCTCGACACATGGAACAGCAAATGCAACACCCCCAAGCAGTTCAAGCATGTCCGAAACCAACGCCGTGTTCCTCACAGCCAGAATCCGCCAGCTTTGATCACGACAACTTTATCCCGGCAGAGTATCGGAGTTTTGTGGCCGGTATGAGTCGGGTGGACCGGACGGACTTTGCCAGCCAGTACGATACTGGAATCCCGCTGGACATTAAAGCAAAGGCGAACCAGAGATTGGAAAAACATCAACAAGCGCTTCTCCTTCATATGAGTCCCCTGAGTGTGCCGGATTTTATTTCGTATCGGCAAACCAACAGTAGTACGGCGACGCGAGCTTTGCCGCTCCTATCCGCGGAGGACGCAACCCGCCACTGTCACGTTGTCCAGGTGGTTCACGTGCGGTCGACCTTACCACCCTTCCAACGCCACTGTGTGGCCATTGTGCCGCAATGGGATGACGACGCCACTGTGCACAAGTTTATGCGCGTCCCTGACGATTCTCACTTTGCGAGTGTAAGAACGGGTCACCGGAACGGGGCCCAGAACACTGGAGTCTTGAACGAATCGCTGCCCGCCCGGTACGTTTCCCGAACGCATACGGAAGGTGGGATTTATACCTCGGTGCCGGGACCGGGTAGGCGCTATTGGGACGAGCTCGCGCAGTATCACGCCACACTGCCGACTTTTTTGAAACAGCTTGGTCCGATTGCCGACCAGGCGGCCCGGAACCAAACCATTGTTGTCATGACGTGCAATCAAGGTCAATCCGAATTGCTGGTCAATTTTGTCTGCAGCTGCACCCGTCGTGGTTTGCCAATATCACACGTTCTGGTATTTGCGACCGATACGGAAACCTACAAACTTGCCAAGTCACTGGGGCTACGAGCGTGGGATGTAACCAGTCTCCCGGGTGCGTTCGGGGTGCGCTCCTTCCCCACGAAAGCAGCCGATGCCTACGGCGATTTGACCTTTGCGGCACTCATGATGGCGAAAGTGTACTGCGTTCATGTGGTGTTACTACTCGGTTACAATGTCCTCTTTCAAGACGTCGACGTCATTTGGTATCAAGATCCCGTGCCGTACTTTGAGACGCACTGGACGACTATGGATGTTATAATGCAGGACGACGGAGCCCGGACCAAGCGGTTTGCCCCTTATACGGGAAATTCTGGGTTTTACTTTGTGAGGAACAACGAGCGGTCCCTGTATACTTGGGCCGCACTCGCCCGTATGGGCGACACAGTTGCGGTGATGAAATCGCATCAAGCCGTCCTCAATACCGTCTTGGAACAGCAAGCTTCGTGGCGCGGACTGAAGGTGAAGACGTTGGGTCGATTCACGCCGGAGGGACTCTTGTTCCCGTGTGGGTTCCAATACCAGAAGCGTTTTGGTGTCTTCGAGCGGGCCGGTGACGACGGTAAAGTGGCTCCAATTGTAATGCATATGAGCTGGACGTACAACAAATCGGATAAGCTCAAATATATGAAACAAATGGGTGATTGGTACGCCCGGGATGTGTGCATACTGGACGAGGACATCGGCAATGCCAAGGCTGGCGAAGTAAAACTCGAACAGATTATCGCGACGGCTTCGGCCGAGGCAGCGATCGACCATTGCTGTGAAGTAGATCCGATTGTGACTTGTTACTATCAAGACAAGCCCAGCAAAATACCTTGCAAGGACAGTCCAAAGAAGGAACCCAACGGGATTCCTTTTTGGGAGTAA
- a CDS encoding predicted protein, translated as MGECSKCRRHRRYLPRPVLGLCLVVASLGFRAAGSAVAWILHPAPIRSSGTATGTRIVSTGESSRRPHRFPDNASQQQTPLSARSASTKRNRPAESDRRDDMNATSPIINATNVSEVNATKPIVNATNVYEVNATSPIINATNVHSGTVDTPPWASQEYVKLAMVHSRQWAVLDGAEWWSVKMLLERQEKQARETDAQKQKKGVNGTKSFTPPTSIPSTPFGCMRIVTGIVNMASASAQRSQNEQRVIGMQRMPQVGPTTKDNLTDGAVVLYADSVARIPDEVSDDQAVATYFRSVAIHAVLPRPFVLKGIGGADDVSFTQTSDMGKVVVVGGNERAMWAANALDRLGVHVTLVTTNTAIKAKIPDSKKSDIKVLTPAVGELELGFANVVGRFDALLDTVGNEHERGIQSSVLRLLSQQHGCDVYVSIESTSQALIGQEGVLWGPGKAKTHAQKLQAAPQRAAWFAPPAQLGTTVAQLLTLHVQDASSKSWQWPKLPITKTPDSVAVQGWSMGEFFEATTWPRDSNGATTTRYGFPTVEDVSGGAGDMDDEDEETLDGMMVAAPPLRSMGKDALQLQQEKAAAEAAAADASPYIRSVVGVSGLQKGIIETKADCILFLSAPFCRTCRYLSPQYRRLARQHDISESKKDGEQAIFYAKADASGQVGKALGRALQVDAVPAFVLFRKGERFGSVLSISRLPSAKLDAAVRMLRDGVWDEIAIRNLDDKPFMKKRKS; from the coding sequence ATGGGAGAGTGTTCTAAGTGTCGTCGGCATCGGCGGTACCTACCTCGACCGGTGCTTGGGCTCTGCCTGGTGGTGGCGTCGCTGGGATTCCGTGCGGCAGGCTCCGCCGTGGCTTGGATCCTGCATCCGGCGCCGATCCGTTCCAGCGGAACGGCTACTGGAACAAGAATAGTGTCGACGGGTGAAAGCTCTCGTCGTCCGCATCGCTTTCCGGACAATGCATCCCAGCAACAAACGCCGCTATCGGCGCGTTCCGCCAGTACGAAACGCAATCGACCCGCCGAATCCGACCGACGGGACGACATGAACGCGACGAGTCCCATTATCAATGCAACTAACGTCTCCGAAGTGAACGCGACGAAACCCATTGTCAATGCCACGAACGTCTACGAAGTGAACGCGACGAGTCCCATTATCAATGCCACTAACGTGCACAGCGGTACCGTGGATACACCACCGTGGGCTTCGCAGGAATACGTAAAACTTGCGATGGTTCACAGTCGTCAGTGGGCCGTTCTAGATGGCGCCGAATGGTGGAGTGTCAAAATGCTACTCGAACGGCAAGAGAAACAAGCCCGCGAAACCGACGCtcagaaacaaaaaaaagGAGTCAACGGGACCAAATCGTTCACACCGCCAACTTCCATACCGTCCACACCCTTTGGTTGTATGCGAATTGTAACCGGCATCGTCAATATGGCGAGCGCATCGGCGCAAAGATCGCAAAACGAACAACGTGTAATTGGGATGCAACGTATGCCGCAAGTAGGACCTACTACGAAGGACAACCTCACTGATGGCGCTGTTGTGCTGTACGCGGACTCAGTAGCTCGGATACCCGACGAAGTGTCGGACGATCAAGCTGTTGCTACCTACTTTCGATCGGTGGCCATCCATGCGGTCTTGCCTCGTCCCTTCGTACTGAAAGGCATCGGTGGAGCTGACGATGTATCCTTCACACAAACGTCGGATATGGGAAAGGTCGTTGTGGTAGGCGGAAACGAACGAGCTATGTGGGCGGCCAACGCCTTGGACAGACTCGGGGTACACGTCACCCTAGTCACGACAAATACAGCTATTAAAGCGAAAATTCCCGACAGCAAGAAAAGCGACATCAAAGTACTGACACCGGCAGTCGGTGAACTGGAGTTGGGGTTTGCCAATGTCGTAGGAAGGTTTGACGCGCTCCTAGATACGGTTGGGAATGAACACGAAAGAGGGATTCAGAGCTCTGTTTTGCGTCTACTATCGCAACAACACGGATGTGACGTATACGTATCCATCGAATCCACCTCGCAGGCCCTCATCGGGCAAGAAGGAGTGCTTTGGGGGCCTGGCAAGGCCAAAACGCACGCGCAAAAATTGCAGGCAGCACCGCAGCGTGCTGCTTGGTTTGCACCACCTGCACAACTAGGGACCACTGTGGCACAATTACTTACTCTGCACGTCCAGGATGCCTCTTCCAAGTCCTGGCAATGGCCCAAGTTGCCTATTACAAAAACTCCAGACAGCGTGGCAGTTCAAGGTTGGAGTATGGGAGAATTCTTTGAAGCCACCACATGGCCACGCGATAGCAATGGAGCTACAACAACCCGATACGGCTTCCCCACGGTAGAGGATGTCAGTGGTGGGGCGGGCGAtatggacgacgaggacgaggagaCTCTGGATGGAATGATGGTTGCTGCACCGCCGTTACGAAGCATGGGTAAAGATGCTTTGCAACTTCAACAAGAGAAGGCTGCGGCCGAAGCAGCCGCGGCCGACGCAAGTCCTTATATTCGATCCGTTGTTGGTGTCTCTGGATTGCAAAAAGGAATCATTGAGACGAAAGCCGATTGCATACTATTCCTATCGGCACCCTTTTGTCGAACTTGTCGCTATTTGTCACCGCAGTACCGTCGGTTGGCACGCCAGCACGATATCAGCGAATCGAAAAAGGACGGTGAGCAGGCCATTTTTTACGCCAAGGCGGATGCTTCTGGCCAAGTGGGCAAGGCGCTGGGTCGTGCATTACAAGTAGACGCCGTGCCGGCCTTTGTCTTGTTCCGAAAAGGAGAGAGGTTTGGATCGGTCTTGTCCATTTCGAGACTACCTTCGGCCAAATTGGATGCGGCTGTCCGTATGCTACGGGACGGTGTCTGGGACGAAATAGCAATTCGCAACTTGGACGACAAGCCCTTCAtgaagaagcgaaaaagCTAA